A genomic stretch from Neodiprion fabricii isolate iyNeoFabr1 chromosome 3, iyNeoFabr1.1, whole genome shotgun sequence includes:
- the LOC124178588 gene encoding dystrobrevin beta isoform X1, which yields MAEDGAGGSNQGIGSSSGEASRLQLLQEMRQQNFDSIRFASYRTACKLRFIQKKVHFHNVDIWNVIEAFRENGLNTLEPTSTLGVSRLETLLSSLFHALNKRVPVAQQAKVDATTALLMNWLLAAYTSGENNKISVFSVKVALATLCAGKNMDKFRYIYSQISDSNGHMIHWRFADYLKEVLALTAAVYETPSFGYSEGLANSIFPPNSKVTVNDFLDTLMSDPAPHCLIWLPLYHRMAAVEGVVHPIPCDACHKENFTGFRYRCQKCHSYQLCQDCFWRGRVSGPHNNDHETREYSSFKSPSKQIGHSLRKSFRCVPEKGKNNLPRFPEQPEKTLDLSHIVPPSPLPSHNGFPESGFMAPFDSGSMDSRSTLRSMDSSRLEDEHKLIARYAMRLAQEARAVVVPRSASKMSQADQAGRAPSDANLTSSDISRAQRELISHLEAKNKEIMREIARLRRQQEINAAGLENPALMSELRSLRQRKDELETHLVTLQDSRRQLMVQLEGLMKLLKNHQASPRSTPNSSPRSTKSPPLPPGGVPSSRSAPPTPGGPLTSVPQQQQQNQQPMSQSYQSSAPPTSSANMTNNAMLGSMQNPIPDSLSCVGGDVRSAFGTNSLPGSGSSSANNSLGRSLRNDLLVAADSVTNAMSTLVRELNSDSDQEDHTPAPARHNIRKPLDFEAGEDGDDSSGGGNSWREELQRRYEQENDFLAELRARNTNASQTPSATPSSEQEQERGEREEAEGEKQDESESNWEEAVKRWVNR from the exons ATGGCGGAAGATGGTGCAGGAGGTTCCAATCAAGGGATAGGCAGTAGCAGTGGGGAAGCAAGTCGACTGCAGCTGTTGCAAGAAATGCGACAACAGAATTTTGACAGTATCCGATTCGCATCATACCGAACTGCTTGTAAATTGAGattcattcaaaaaaaagtCCATT TTCACAATGTTGACATATGGAACGTGATCGAAGCATTCAGAGAAAATGGCTTGAACACATTAGAGCCGACGAGTACTCTGGGAGTATCAAGACTGGAAACCTTGCTTTCGTCTCTCTTTCACGCACTCAACAAAAGAGTACCCGTAGCTCAGCAAGCAAAAGTAGACGCTACCACAGCTCTTCTTATGAACTGGCTTTTGGCAGCATATACCAGTGG ggaaaacaataaaatatccGTTTTCTCAGTAAAAGTTGCTTTGGCTACGCTATGTGCTGGTAAAAATATGGACAAATTTCGAT ATATTTATTCTCAGATATCAGATAGTAATGGGCACATGATCCATTGGAGGTTTGCTGATTATTTGAAAGAAGTTCTTGCGTTAACTGCTGCCGTTTACGAAACACCTTCATTTGGGTATTCCGAAGGATTAGcaaattcaatatttccaCCA AATTCCAAAGTCACTGTCAATGACTTTTTGGATACACTCATGTCAGATCCTGCACCACATTGTTTAATTTGGCTACCTTTGTATCATAGAATGGCTGCTGTTGAAGGTG TTGTTCATCCAATACCATGTGATGCTTGTCACAAAGAGAATTTCACCGGATTTCGCTACCGCTGTCAAAAGTGTCATTCGTACCAATTGTGTCAGGATTGTTTCTGGCGAGGAAGGGTTTCCGGACCACATAATAATGATCATGAAACCAGAGAGTACAGTAGTTTC AAATCTCCGAGTAAACAAATTGGACATTCTCTGCGCAAGAGCTTCAGATGTGTACCAGAGAAAGGAAAGAATAATTTACCAAGGTTTCCAGAACAACCGGAGAAAACTCTAGATCTTTCACATATTGT TCCACCATCCCCTTTACCCTCACACAATGGATTTCCGGAGTCTGGGTTTATGGCTCCATTCGATTCTGGCTCAATGGATAGCAGATCAACGTTGAGAag TATGGATAGTTCGAGACTGGAGGATGAGCACAAACTCATAGCTAGATATGCCATGAGACTAGCCCAAGAAGCACGTGCTGTCGTAGTG CCTCGTTCTGCATCCAAAATGTCTCAGGCTGACCAAGCG GGAAGGGCACCATCAGATGCAAATCTTACATCTTCGGACATATCAAGAGCGCAACGGGAGTTAATATCACATTTAGAAGCAAAGAACAAGGAGATTATGCGCGAGATTGCAAGGTTAAG GAGGCAACAAGAAATTAACGCTGCCGGATTGGAAAATCCAGCATTGATGTCTGAGTTGAGATCACTAAGGCAAAGAAAAGACGAACTGGAAACTCATCTTGTTACGTTACAAGATTCTCGAAGGCAGCTTATGGTGCAGCTTGAAGGGTTAATGAAATTGCTGAAG AACCATCAGGCATCGCCAAGATCGACTCCGAATAGTTCACCAAGAAGTACAAAATCCCCGCCCCTGCCTCCGGGAGGCGTTCCTAGCAGTAGATCCGCTCCACCGACACCCGGAGGCCCGTTAACATCAGTAccacaacagcaacaacaaaaTCAACAACCAATGTCTCAAAGTTATCAGAGCTCAGCGCCACCTACATCATCGGCAAATATGACAAACAATGCGATGCTTGGATCAATGCAGAATCCAATTCCTGATAGCCTCTCCTGCGTCGGTGGCGACGTAAG GTCGGCGTTTGGGACAAACAGTTTACCTGGAAGTGGTTCGAGTAGCGCTAACAACAGCTTGGGACGTTCGTTGCGCAATGATTTGCTAGTTGCTGCAGACAGCGTTACCAATGCGATGTCAACACTGGTCAGGGAATTAAATTCAG ACTCAGACCAGGAAGATCATACTCCAGCCCCAGCACGTCACAACATCAGAAAACCTTTAG ACTTCGAGGCCGGTGAGGACGGAGATGACAGTAGTGGCGGAGGTAACTCTTGGCGTGAAGAATTACAACGTCGTTACGAACAAGAAAACGACTTTTTGGCTGAGCTACGTGCCCGTAATACAAATGCATCTCAAACTCCATCAGCAACACCATCTAGTGAACAAGAACAAGAAAGGGGTGAAAGGGAAGAAGCAGAGGGAGAAAAACAAGATGAAAGCGAATCAAACTGGGAAGAAGCAGTAAAGAGATGGGTTAATCGATAA
- the LOC124178588 gene encoding dystrobrevin beta isoform X3 — translation MAEDGAGGSNQGIGSSSGEASRLQLLQEMRQQNFDSIRFASYRTACKLRFIQKKVHFHNVDIWNVIEAFRENGLNTLEPTSTLGVSRLETLLSSLFHALNKRVPVAQQAKVDATTALLMNWLLAAYTSGENNKISVFSVKVALATLCAGKNMDKFRYIYSQISDSNGHMIHWRFADYLKEVLALTAAVYETPSFGYSEGLANSIFPPNSKVTVNDFLDTLMSDPAPHCLIWLPLYHRMAAVEGVVHPIPCDACHKENFTGFRYRCQKCHSYQLCQDCFWRGRVSGPHNNDHETREYSSFKSPSKQIGHSLRKSFRCVPEKGKNNLPRFPEQPEKTLDLSHIVPPSPLPSHNGFPESGFMAPFDSGSMDSRSTLRSMDSSRLEDEHKLIARYAMRLAQEARAVVVPRSASKMSQADQAGRAPSDANLTSSDISRAQRELISHLEAKNKEIMREIARLRRQQEINAAGLENPALMSELRSLRQRKDELETHLVTLQDSRRQLMVQLEGLMKLLKNHQASPRSTPNSSPRSTKSPPLPPGGVPSSRSAPPTPGGPLTSVPQQQQQNQQPMSQSYQSSAPPTSSANMTNNAMLGSMQNPIPDSLSCVGGDVRSAFGTNSLPGSGSSSANNSLGRSLRNDLLVAADSVTNAMSTLVRELNSDFEAGEDGDDSSGGGNSWREELQRRYEQENDFLAELRARNTNASQTPSATPSSEQEQERGEREEAEGEKQDESESNWEEAVKRWVNR, via the exons ATGGCGGAAGATGGTGCAGGAGGTTCCAATCAAGGGATAGGCAGTAGCAGTGGGGAAGCAAGTCGACTGCAGCTGTTGCAAGAAATGCGACAACAGAATTTTGACAGTATCCGATTCGCATCATACCGAACTGCTTGTAAATTGAGattcattcaaaaaaaagtCCATT TTCACAATGTTGACATATGGAACGTGATCGAAGCATTCAGAGAAAATGGCTTGAACACATTAGAGCCGACGAGTACTCTGGGAGTATCAAGACTGGAAACCTTGCTTTCGTCTCTCTTTCACGCACTCAACAAAAGAGTACCCGTAGCTCAGCAAGCAAAAGTAGACGCTACCACAGCTCTTCTTATGAACTGGCTTTTGGCAGCATATACCAGTGG ggaaaacaataaaatatccGTTTTCTCAGTAAAAGTTGCTTTGGCTACGCTATGTGCTGGTAAAAATATGGACAAATTTCGAT ATATTTATTCTCAGATATCAGATAGTAATGGGCACATGATCCATTGGAGGTTTGCTGATTATTTGAAAGAAGTTCTTGCGTTAACTGCTGCCGTTTACGAAACACCTTCATTTGGGTATTCCGAAGGATTAGcaaattcaatatttccaCCA AATTCCAAAGTCACTGTCAATGACTTTTTGGATACACTCATGTCAGATCCTGCACCACATTGTTTAATTTGGCTACCTTTGTATCATAGAATGGCTGCTGTTGAAGGTG TTGTTCATCCAATACCATGTGATGCTTGTCACAAAGAGAATTTCACCGGATTTCGCTACCGCTGTCAAAAGTGTCATTCGTACCAATTGTGTCAGGATTGTTTCTGGCGAGGAAGGGTTTCCGGACCACATAATAATGATCATGAAACCAGAGAGTACAGTAGTTTC AAATCTCCGAGTAAACAAATTGGACATTCTCTGCGCAAGAGCTTCAGATGTGTACCAGAGAAAGGAAAGAATAATTTACCAAGGTTTCCAGAACAACCGGAGAAAACTCTAGATCTTTCACATATTGT TCCACCATCCCCTTTACCCTCACACAATGGATTTCCGGAGTCTGGGTTTATGGCTCCATTCGATTCTGGCTCAATGGATAGCAGATCAACGTTGAGAag TATGGATAGTTCGAGACTGGAGGATGAGCACAAACTCATAGCTAGATATGCCATGAGACTAGCCCAAGAAGCACGTGCTGTCGTAGTG CCTCGTTCTGCATCCAAAATGTCTCAGGCTGACCAAGCG GGAAGGGCACCATCAGATGCAAATCTTACATCTTCGGACATATCAAGAGCGCAACGGGAGTTAATATCACATTTAGAAGCAAAGAACAAGGAGATTATGCGCGAGATTGCAAGGTTAAG GAGGCAACAAGAAATTAACGCTGCCGGATTGGAAAATCCAGCATTGATGTCTGAGTTGAGATCACTAAGGCAAAGAAAAGACGAACTGGAAACTCATCTTGTTACGTTACAAGATTCTCGAAGGCAGCTTATGGTGCAGCTTGAAGGGTTAATGAAATTGCTGAAG AACCATCAGGCATCGCCAAGATCGACTCCGAATAGTTCACCAAGAAGTACAAAATCCCCGCCCCTGCCTCCGGGAGGCGTTCCTAGCAGTAGATCCGCTCCACCGACACCCGGAGGCCCGTTAACATCAGTAccacaacagcaacaacaaaaTCAACAACCAATGTCTCAAAGTTATCAGAGCTCAGCGCCACCTACATCATCGGCAAATATGACAAACAATGCGATGCTTGGATCAATGCAGAATCCAATTCCTGATAGCCTCTCCTGCGTCGGTGGCGACGTAAG GTCGGCGTTTGGGACAAACAGTTTACCTGGAAGTGGTTCGAGTAGCGCTAACAACAGCTTGGGACGTTCGTTGCGCAATGATTTGCTAGTTGCTGCAGACAGCGTTACCAATGCGATGTCAACACTGGTCAGGGAATTAAATTCAG ACTTCGAGGCCGGTGAGGACGGAGATGACAGTAGTGGCGGAGGTAACTCTTGGCGTGAAGAATTACAACGTCGTTACGAACAAGAAAACGACTTTTTGGCTGAGCTACGTGCCCGTAATACAAATGCATCTCAAACTCCATCAGCAACACCATCTAGTGAACAAGAACAAGAAAGGGGTGAAAGGGAAGAAGCAGAGGGAGAAAAACAAGATGAAAGCGAATCAAACTGGGAAGAAGCAGTAAAGAGATGGGTTAATCGATAA
- the LOC124178588 gene encoding dystrobrevin beta isoform X2: protein MAEDGAGGSNQGIGSSSGEASRLQLLQEMRQQNFDSIRFASYRTACKLRFIQKKVHFHNVDIWNVIEAFRENGLNTLEPTSTLGVSRLETLLSSLFHALNKRVPVAQQAKVDATTALLMNWLLAAYTSGENNKISVFSVKVALATLCAGKNMDKFRYIYSQISDSNGHMIHWRFADYLKEVLALTAAVYETPSFGYSEGLANSIFPPNSKVTVNDFLDTLMSDPAPHCLIWLPLYHRMAAVEGVVHPIPCDACHKENFTGFRYRCQKCHSYQLCQDCFWRGRVSGPHNNDHETREYSSFKSPSKQIGHSLRKSFRCVPEKGKNNLPRFPEQPEKTLDLSHIVPPSPLPSHNGFPESGFMAPFDSGSMDSRSTLRSMDSSRLEDEHKLIARYAMRLAQEARAVVVPRSASKMSQADQAGRAPSDANLTSSDISRAQRELISHLEAKNKEIMREIARRQQEINAAGLENPALMSELRSLRQRKDELETHLVTLQDSRRQLMVQLEGLMKLLKNHQASPRSTPNSSPRSTKSPPLPPGGVPSSRSAPPTPGGPLTSVPQQQQQNQQPMSQSYQSSAPPTSSANMTNNAMLGSMQNPIPDSLSCVGGDVRSAFGTNSLPGSGSSSANNSLGRSLRNDLLVAADSVTNAMSTLVRELNSDSDQEDHTPAPARHNIRKPLDFEAGEDGDDSSGGGNSWREELQRRYEQENDFLAELRARNTNASQTPSATPSSEQEQERGEREEAEGEKQDESESNWEEAVKRWVNR from the exons ATGGCGGAAGATGGTGCAGGAGGTTCCAATCAAGGGATAGGCAGTAGCAGTGGGGAAGCAAGTCGACTGCAGCTGTTGCAAGAAATGCGACAACAGAATTTTGACAGTATCCGATTCGCATCATACCGAACTGCTTGTAAATTGAGattcattcaaaaaaaagtCCATT TTCACAATGTTGACATATGGAACGTGATCGAAGCATTCAGAGAAAATGGCTTGAACACATTAGAGCCGACGAGTACTCTGGGAGTATCAAGACTGGAAACCTTGCTTTCGTCTCTCTTTCACGCACTCAACAAAAGAGTACCCGTAGCTCAGCAAGCAAAAGTAGACGCTACCACAGCTCTTCTTATGAACTGGCTTTTGGCAGCATATACCAGTGG ggaaaacaataaaatatccGTTTTCTCAGTAAAAGTTGCTTTGGCTACGCTATGTGCTGGTAAAAATATGGACAAATTTCGAT ATATTTATTCTCAGATATCAGATAGTAATGGGCACATGATCCATTGGAGGTTTGCTGATTATTTGAAAGAAGTTCTTGCGTTAACTGCTGCCGTTTACGAAACACCTTCATTTGGGTATTCCGAAGGATTAGcaaattcaatatttccaCCA AATTCCAAAGTCACTGTCAATGACTTTTTGGATACACTCATGTCAGATCCTGCACCACATTGTTTAATTTGGCTACCTTTGTATCATAGAATGGCTGCTGTTGAAGGTG TTGTTCATCCAATACCATGTGATGCTTGTCACAAAGAGAATTTCACCGGATTTCGCTACCGCTGTCAAAAGTGTCATTCGTACCAATTGTGTCAGGATTGTTTCTGGCGAGGAAGGGTTTCCGGACCACATAATAATGATCATGAAACCAGAGAGTACAGTAGTTTC AAATCTCCGAGTAAACAAATTGGACATTCTCTGCGCAAGAGCTTCAGATGTGTACCAGAGAAAGGAAAGAATAATTTACCAAGGTTTCCAGAACAACCGGAGAAAACTCTAGATCTTTCACATATTGT TCCACCATCCCCTTTACCCTCACACAATGGATTTCCGGAGTCTGGGTTTATGGCTCCATTCGATTCTGGCTCAATGGATAGCAGATCAACGTTGAGAag TATGGATAGTTCGAGACTGGAGGATGAGCACAAACTCATAGCTAGATATGCCATGAGACTAGCCCAAGAAGCACGTGCTGTCGTAGTG CCTCGTTCTGCATCCAAAATGTCTCAGGCTGACCAAGCG GGAAGGGCACCATCAGATGCAAATCTTACATCTTCGGACATATCAAGAGCGCAACGGGAGTTAATATCACATTTAGAAGCAAAGAACAAGGAGATTATGCGCGAGATTGCAAG GAGGCAACAAGAAATTAACGCTGCCGGATTGGAAAATCCAGCATTGATGTCTGAGTTGAGATCACTAAGGCAAAGAAAAGACGAACTGGAAACTCATCTTGTTACGTTACAAGATTCTCGAAGGCAGCTTATGGTGCAGCTTGAAGGGTTAATGAAATTGCTGAAG AACCATCAGGCATCGCCAAGATCGACTCCGAATAGTTCACCAAGAAGTACAAAATCCCCGCCCCTGCCTCCGGGAGGCGTTCCTAGCAGTAGATCCGCTCCACCGACACCCGGAGGCCCGTTAACATCAGTAccacaacagcaacaacaaaaTCAACAACCAATGTCTCAAAGTTATCAGAGCTCAGCGCCACCTACATCATCGGCAAATATGACAAACAATGCGATGCTTGGATCAATGCAGAATCCAATTCCTGATAGCCTCTCCTGCGTCGGTGGCGACGTAAG GTCGGCGTTTGGGACAAACAGTTTACCTGGAAGTGGTTCGAGTAGCGCTAACAACAGCTTGGGACGTTCGTTGCGCAATGATTTGCTAGTTGCTGCAGACAGCGTTACCAATGCGATGTCAACACTGGTCAGGGAATTAAATTCAG ACTCAGACCAGGAAGATCATACTCCAGCCCCAGCACGTCACAACATCAGAAAACCTTTAG ACTTCGAGGCCGGTGAGGACGGAGATGACAGTAGTGGCGGAGGTAACTCTTGGCGTGAAGAATTACAACGTCGTTACGAACAAGAAAACGACTTTTTGGCTGAGCTACGTGCCCGTAATACAAATGCATCTCAAACTCCATCAGCAACACCATCTAGTGAACAAGAACAAGAAAGGGGTGAAAGGGAAGAAGCAGAGGGAGAAAAACAAGATGAAAGCGAATCAAACTGGGAAGAAGCAGTAAAGAGATGGGTTAATCGATAA